The following are from one region of the Silurus meridionalis isolate SWU-2019-XX chromosome 25, ASM1480568v1, whole genome shotgun sequence genome:
- the panx1b gene encoding pannexin-1b isoform X2, translated as MAIAHVATEYVFADFLLKEPSEGKYRGVRLDLTADKLVTFIAVGLPLLLISLAFAQEVSVGSQISCFPPTGFSLRQAAFVDSFCWVVTESQTTEDGSPLWLHKFFPYILLLLAILVYVPALFWRFTAAPQLSSDLSFIMEELDRCYNRAIQHAKNIASSKPEAKDSQEDSHSFLEVTEGCFKYPLVEQYLRTKCWTRSMAWKYLLCRVLTLLTLLLACIYLLYYICLVSLSDQFSCYLQTSVVLNESTLPPVQCKLVAMGVFRLLSCINVVVYLLLIPVVIAAALRPAWPSHQNHLLHPYRLLPAFSSSQGLHEHSRRYDDLSIYLLFLEENLSELKSYKCLQVLELLKDNENEKLDTMCILRTLGQVRTDLVDRRLSSEVDGGDQLAHSKEGAEVPQIKDVSAVLIQDGQQRESSCSCGKDVRQRNV; from the exons ATGGCGATCGCTCACGTCGCTACAGAGTACGTGTTTGCAGATTTTCTGCTGAAGGAACCCAGTGAGGGAAAATACAGAGGCGTGCGTCTAGACCTGACTGCCGACAAACTCGTCACCTTCATCGCGGTGGGACTTCCCCTGCTCCTTATCTCCCTCGCGTTCGCTCAGGAAGTGTCtgtgg GTTCACAGATTAGCTGCTTTCCACCGACCGGCTTCAGCCTGCGCCAGGCCGCCTTCGTCGACTCCTTCTGCTGGGTTGTCACTGAAAGCCAGACTACAGAGGATGGCTCCCCCCTGTGGTTACACAAG TTTTTTCCTTACATCCTGCTGCTGTTGGCCATCCTGGTGTATGTTCCTGCTCTGTTCTGGCGCTTCACCGCTGCTCCTCAACTCTCCTCAGACCTCAGCTTCATTATGGAGGAGCTGGATCGCTGTTACAACAGGGCCATCCAGCACGCCAAGAACATTGCGTCCAGCAAGCCTGAGGCCAAGGACTCCCAAGAGGATTCCCATAG cTTTCTGGAAGTGACAGAAGGCTGTTTTAAATACCCTCTGGTGGAACAGTATTTAAGAACCAAGTGCTGGACACGGTCCATGGCGTGGAAGTACCTGCTGTGTCGGGTTCTCACTCTGCTCACGCTGCTGCTGGCGTGCATCTATCTGCTCTACTACATCTGCCTGGTGTCTCTGAGCGACCAGTTTTCTTGCTACTTACAAACCA GTGTGGTCCTGAATGAGAGCACGCTCCCGCCGGTGCAGTGTAAGCTGGTGGCCATGGGTGTATTCCGCCTGCTCAGCTGCATTAACGTCGTGGTGTACCTGCTGCTCATTCCCGTGGTGATCGCTGCAGCGCTCCGTCCTGCATGGCCGAGCCACCAAAACCATCTGCTTCACCCCTACAGGCTGCTCCCGGCCTTCAGCAGCTCCCAGGGGCTGCACGAACACTCTCGGCGCTACGACGACCTCAGCATCTACCTGCTGTTCCTGGAGGAGAACCTGAGCGAGCTGAAGAGTTACAAATGCCTGCAG GTCTTAGAGCTGCTGAAAGACAACGAGAATGAGAAGCTCGACACCATGTGCATCCTGAGGACTCTCGGGCAAGTCAGGACCGATTTGGTGGACAGGAGGTTATCGTCCGAGGTGGATGGCGGCGATCAGTTGGCTCACAGTAAGGAGGGCGCAGAGGTGCCACAGATTAAGG atgtttcCGCCGTACTGATACAGGATGGGCAACAGAGGGAATCCAGCTGCAGCTGTGGGAAGGATGTGAGACAGAGAAAtgtctga
- the epd gene encoding ependymin: MKSEMHTVELFCVAFLCLCPMAWASSSREPCRSPSKISGTLCVSSTKDDTIAWGDFKYDSTHKHLHFVEDSSKSNKTSHLDVLIHFEEGVMYELDSKNESCKKESLPSHDHPMEVPADASHVNELYMGSPDKSEQGLRVRLWSVNMSDHDTHHPHAHYSIMTTSCGCLPVSCTYHSEKNDLIFSFFNVQTEVDDLQVFNPPDYCDGVATEDASDDHSFFDLFHD, translated from the exons ATGAAGAGCGAAATGCATACCGTCGAGCTGTTCTGCGTGGCCTTCCTGTGCCTCTGCCCCATGGCCTGGGCCTCCTCCAGCCGCGAGCCGTGCC GATCGCCTTCTAAGATCAGCGGCACGCTGTGTGTG AGCTCCACCAAGGACGATACGATCGCGTGGGGGGACTTTAAGTACGACTCCACCCATAAGCACCTCCACTTTGTGGAGGACAGCAGCAAGTCGAACAAAACATCCCACCTGGATGTGCTCATCCACTTCGAGGAG GGTGTGATGTACGAGCTGGACAGCAAGAACGAGAGCTGTAAGAAGGAATCCCTGCCGTCTCACGATCACCCGATGGAGGTCCCTGCCGACGCCAGTCACGTAAACGAGCTGTACATGGGAAGCCCTGATAAGTCCGAGCAGGGCCTCAGGGTGCGTTTGTGGTCCGTCAACATGTCCGACCACgacacacaccacccacatg cccACTATTCCATCATGACTACTTCCTGTGGCTGCCTCCCCGTTTCCTGCACCTACCACAGTGAGAAGAATGACCTCATCTTCAG TTTCTTCAACGTACAGACGGAGGTGGACGACTTACAAGTGTTCAACCCTCCTGATTACTGCGACGGCGTGGCCACCGAGGACGCGTCCGACGACCACAGCTTCTTCGACCTGTTCCACGACTga
- the panx1b gene encoding pannexin-1b isoform X1 has protein sequence MAIAHVATEYVFADFLLKEPSEGKYRGVRLDLTADKLVTFIAVGLPLLLISLAFAQEVSVGSQISCFPPTGFSLRQAAFVDSFCWVVTESQTTEDGSPLWLHKVTHCQISNTKYYIYIPECPETLHFLCSQFFPYILLLLAILVYVPALFWRFTAAPQLSSDLSFIMEELDRCYNRAIQHAKNIASSKPEAKDSQEDSHSFLEVTEGCFKYPLVEQYLRTKCWTRSMAWKYLLCRVLTLLTLLLACIYLLYYICLVSLSDQFSCYLQTSVVLNESTLPPVQCKLVAMGVFRLLSCINVVVYLLLIPVVIAAALRPAWPSHQNHLLHPYRLLPAFSSSQGLHEHSRRYDDLSIYLLFLEENLSELKSYKCLQVLELLKDNENEKLDTMCILRTLGQVRTDLVDRRLSSEVDGGDQLAHSKEGAEVPQIKDVSAVLIQDGQQRESSCSCGKDVRQRNV, from the exons ATGGCGATCGCTCACGTCGCTACAGAGTACGTGTTTGCAGATTTTCTGCTGAAGGAACCCAGTGAGGGAAAATACAGAGGCGTGCGTCTAGACCTGACTGCCGACAAACTCGTCACCTTCATCGCGGTGGGACTTCCCCTGCTCCTTATCTCCCTCGCGTTCGCTCAGGAAGTGTCtgtgg GTTCACAGATTAGCTGCTTTCCACCGACCGGCTTCAGCCTGCGCCAGGCCGCCTTCGTCGACTCCTTCTGCTGGGTTGTCACTGAAAGCCAGACTACAGAGGATGGCTCCCCCCTGTGGTTACACAAGGTAACGCACTGTCAAATCTCAAACACCAAGTATTATATTTACATCCCCGAATGTCCTGAAACATTACACTTTCTCTGCTCCCAGTTTTTTCCTTACATCCTGCTGCTGTTGGCCATCCTGGTGTATGTTCCTGCTCTGTTCTGGCGCTTCACCGCTGCTCCTCAACTCTCCTCAGACCTCAGCTTCATTATGGAGGAGCTGGATCGCTGTTACAACAGGGCCATCCAGCACGCCAAGAACATTGCGTCCAGCAAGCCTGAGGCCAAGGACTCCCAAGAGGATTCCCATAG cTTTCTGGAAGTGACAGAAGGCTGTTTTAAATACCCTCTGGTGGAACAGTATTTAAGAACCAAGTGCTGGACACGGTCCATGGCGTGGAAGTACCTGCTGTGTCGGGTTCTCACTCTGCTCACGCTGCTGCTGGCGTGCATCTATCTGCTCTACTACATCTGCCTGGTGTCTCTGAGCGACCAGTTTTCTTGCTACTTACAAACCA GTGTGGTCCTGAATGAGAGCACGCTCCCGCCGGTGCAGTGTAAGCTGGTGGCCATGGGTGTATTCCGCCTGCTCAGCTGCATTAACGTCGTGGTGTACCTGCTGCTCATTCCCGTGGTGATCGCTGCAGCGCTCCGTCCTGCATGGCCGAGCCACCAAAACCATCTGCTTCACCCCTACAGGCTGCTCCCGGCCTTCAGCAGCTCCCAGGGGCTGCACGAACACTCTCGGCGCTACGACGACCTCAGCATCTACCTGCTGTTCCTGGAGGAGAACCTGAGCGAGCTGAAGAGTTACAAATGCCTGCAG GTCTTAGAGCTGCTGAAAGACAACGAGAATGAGAAGCTCGACACCATGTGCATCCTGAGGACTCTCGGGCAAGTCAGGACCGATTTGGTGGACAGGAGGTTATCGTCCGAGGTGGATGGCGGCGATCAGTTGGCTCACAGTAAGGAGGGCGCAGAGGTGCCACAGATTAAGG atgtttcCGCCGTACTGATACAGGATGGGCAACAGAGGGAATCCAGCTGCAGCTGTGGGAAGGATGTGAGACAGAGAAAtgtctga